A part of Candidatus Stoquefichus sp. SB1 genomic DNA contains:
- a CDS encoding nucleotidyltransferase family protein, with amino-acid sequence MIYLAAGNSRRFGSNKLLYDFHGMPLYQYGFNQLLELLKKYDNYTLDVVTQYDEIVNDIQTLSFPRLSVIRSKESQLGLSYTIHSGIEKYKNEENSYFLFLVADQPYIQSKTIESMIDKVLQLQAPLATLKYHQQFANPTMFHSCFYDELMMLRGDEGGRKIIKKHQDICFEFVVTDAKEILDYDWKDDIDKQLL; translated from the coding sequence ATGATTTATTTAGCGGCAGGAAATAGCCGTCGCTTTGGTTCTAATAAATTGCTTTATGATTTTCATGGTATGCCATTATATCAATATGGTTTTAATCAGTTATTGGAATTATTAAAAAAATATGATAATTATACGTTGGATGTTGTAACACAGTATGATGAAATCGTGAATGATATTCAAACATTATCATTTCCTCGCTTGTCCGTTATAAGAAGTAAAGAGAGTCAGTTAGGATTGTCTTATACAATTCATTCAGGAATAGAAAAATATAAAAATGAAGAGAATAGTTATTTTCTATTTCTAGTGGCTGATCAACCTTATATTCAATCGAAAACAATCGAATCTATGATTGATAAAGTTCTGCAGCTTCAAGCTCCTCTAGCAACTTTAAAATATCATCAACAATTTGCGAATCCAACAATGTTTCATAGTTGTTTTTATGATGAATTGATGATGTTAAGAGGTGATGAGGGAGGACGTAAGATAATAAAAAAACATCAAGATATTTGTTTTGAATTTGTTGTTACAGATGCAAAGGAAATTCTTGATTATGATTGGAAAGATGATATAGATAAACAACTCTTGTAA
- a CDS encoding ribonucleoside-diphosphate reductase subunit alpha → MLIQKRNGLYQDYDRHKIKNAILKAFKNLDETIDQSHLEDILNDVESQIQEKTSVEYIQDKVEEALMVHGYLQVAKAYILYRQRHHEHRVIIENLVMMLNDENIEPILTKIQHDYPQEEYSLQLLLVKLKTFYKEGMNQHDALKMLMKASVELISKDAPEWEKISARFLTYDIHQRIDEKMIMMDIHSFYEKLVYLTRENYYGDYILEHYSFAQVQELEAYMKDERNEIFTYSGLELIMKRYLIQDRNRDILEKPQEMFMGIAMHLAMQEEDNVKWAKEIYDILSTLKVTMATPTMSNARKPFHQMSSCFIDTVDDSLAGIYKSLDNFAQVSKHGGGMGLYFGKVRANGSSIRGFKGAAGGVIRWLRLVNDTATAVDQLGVRQGAAAVYLDAWHRDLPEFLQIRTNNGDDRMKAHDIFPAVCYPDLFWKLAKCDLDASWYMMCPHEIHEIKGYYLEDSYGEEWERKYYECVEDERISKRVMSVKDIVRLIIKSLVETGTPFAFNRDHVNRMNPNAHKGMIYCSNLCSEIAQNMSAMEILPHEELKVNGETIVVEKTKPGDFVVCNLASLTLGHIDVTNDEELRHIIHVVMRALDNVIDLNYYPVPYAKITNQKYRPVGLGTSGYHHMLVKLGMTFESDEHLQFVDQLYEKINYYALEASCELAKEKGSYEFFQESDFDTGAYFQKRNYQSDVWQSLQKDIHEHGLRNGYLLAIAPTSSTSIIAGTTAAVDPIMKKFFMEEKKGSMITRVAPDLNMKTFWLYKNAHHIDQKWVIKAAGIRQRHIDQSQSVNLYITNEFTFRKLLDLYILAWEKGVKTLYYVRSQSLEVEECESCSA, encoded by the coding sequence ATGTTAATACAAAAAAGAAATGGTCTTTATCAAGACTATGATAGACATAAAATCAAAAATGCTATCTTAAAGGCATTTAAGAATTTAGATGAAACAATTGATCAATCTCATTTAGAGGATATTTTAAATGATGTTGAAAGTCAGATTCAGGAAAAAACCAGTGTTGAATATATTCAAGATAAAGTTGAAGAAGCTTTAATGGTTCATGGTTATTTACAGGTTGCTAAGGCTTATATTCTTTATCGACAAAGACATCATGAACATAGAGTTATTATTGAAAATCTTGTTATGATGTTAAATGATGAAAATATCGAACCTATTTTGACAAAGATTCAACATGATTATCCGCAGGAAGAGTATTCTTTACAGTTATTATTGGTAAAGTTAAAAACATTTTATAAAGAGGGTATGAATCAGCATGATGCTTTAAAGATGTTAATGAAAGCAAGTGTTGAATTAATCAGTAAAGATGCCCCTGAATGGGAAAAGATATCAGCAAGATTTTTAACTTATGATATTCATCAAAGAATTGATGAAAAAATGATAATGATGGATATTCATTCTTTTTATGAGAAGTTGGTTTATTTAACAAGAGAGAATTATTATGGTGATTATATTTTAGAGCATTATTCATTTGCACAAGTTCAAGAATTAGAAGCATATATGAAAGATGAACGTAATGAAATCTTTACATACAGTGGTTTAGAGTTAATTATGAAACGTTATTTAATTCAAGATAGAAATAGAGATATCTTAGAAAAACCTCAAGAAATGTTTATGGGGATAGCAATGCATTTAGCAATGCAGGAAGAAGATAATGTGAAATGGGCAAAAGAGATTTATGATATTTTAAGTACATTAAAAGTGACTATGGCAACCCCTACAATGTCTAATGCCAGAAAACCATTCCATCAAATGAGTTCATGTTTTATTGATACTGTTGACGATTCGTTAGCTGGTATTTATAAGAGCCTAGATAATTTTGCACAAGTTTCTAAACATGGTGGAGGAATGGGACTTTATTTTGGAAAGGTTCGTGCAAATGGCAGCAGTATTAGAGGATTTAAAGGGGCAGCTGGAGGTGTGATTCGTTGGTTAAGGTTAGTCAATGATACAGCAACAGCGGTTGATCAGTTAGGTGTCCGTCAAGGTGCTGCAGCTGTTTATTTAGATGCGTGGCATAGAGATTTACCTGAATTTTTACAGATTCGTACAAATAATGGTGATGATCGTATGAAAGCACATGACATCTTTCCAGCTGTTTGTTACCCTGATTTATTTTGGAAACTGGCAAAGTGTGATTTAGATGCATCATGGTATATGATGTGTCCTCATGAAATTCATGAAATCAAAGGCTATTATCTTGAAGACAGTTATGGTGAGGAATGGGAAAGAAAATATTATGAATGCGTAGAAGATGAACGTATTTCTAAACGTGTGATGTCTGTTAAAGATATTGTGCGATTGATTATTAAATCTTTGGTAGAAACAGGAACACCTTTTGCATTTAATCGTGATCATGTCAATCGTATGAATCCTAATGCGCATAAAGGAATGATTTATTGTAGTAATTTGTGTAGTGAAATTGCTCAAAATATGAGTGCTATGGAAATTTTGCCTCATGAAGAATTAAAAGTGAATGGTGAAACAATTGTTGTTGAGAAAACCAAACCTGGAGATTTTGTTGTATGTAATTTAGCATCACTGACTTTAGGACATATTGATGTGACAAATGATGAAGAATTAAGACATATTATTCATGTTGTGATGAGAGCATTGGATAATGTTATTGATTTGAATTATTATCCTGTTCCTTATGCAAAAATCACCAATCAAAAATATCGTCCAGTAGGACTAGGGACAAGTGGATATCACCATATGTTAGTGAAGTTAGGAATGACTTTTGAAAGTGATGAACATTTACAATTTGTTGATCAATTATATGAAAAAATCAATTATTATGCTTTAGAAGCTTCATGTGAGTTAGCAAAAGAAAAAGGAAGTTATGAATTCTTTCAAGAGAGTGATTTTGATACAGGAGCATATTTCCAAAAAAGAAACTATCAAAGTGATGTTTGGCAATCATTACAAAAGGATATTCATGAACATGGTTTAAGAAATGGTTATTTATTAGCCATTGCTCCAACCAGTTCAACATCTATTATTGCGGGAACAACTGCTGCTGTTGATCCAATTATGAAGAAGTTTTTTATGGAAGAAAAAAAGGGAAGCATGATTACAAGAGTTGCTCCTGACTTAAATATGAAGACATTTTGGTTATATAAGAATGCTCATCATATTGATCAAAAGTGGGTTATCAAAGCAGCAGGAATCAGACAAAGACATATTGATCAATCACAATCAGTTAATCTTTATATAACAAATGAATTTACATTTAGAAAACTTCTGGATTTGTATATTTTAGCATGGGAAAAAGGTGTCAAAACACTTTATTATGTGCGTAGTCAATCTTTAGAAGTAGAAGAATGTGAATCTTGTAGTGCTTAG
- a CDS encoding ribonucleotide-diphosphate reductase subunit beta, with product MELKRKALFNASGDTDVRKRRMINGNTTNLNDFNNMKYSWVSDWYRQAMNNFWIPEEINLTQDIKDYRLLNESEKTAYDKILSFLVFLDSLQTANLPNVGEYITANEINLCLTIQAFQEAVHSQSYSYMLDSICSPVQRDEILYQWKYDEHLLKRNEFIGEQYNAFLEHRDSFHFMKTIIANYILEGIYFYSGFMFFYNLGRMGKMPGSAQEIRYINRDENTHLWLFRNMILELQKEEPDLFTPDKIEVYRSMMKRGVEEEIAWAKYVIGDRIEGLTMNMVSDYIHYLGNFRAQSIHFEPLFEGYMEEPESMKWVSIYSNANDIKTDFFEARSSAYAKSSALEDDL from the coding sequence ATGGAATTAAAGCGTAAAGCATTGTTTAATGCATCTGGTGATACAGATGTGAGAAAACGTCGTATGATTAATGGAAATACAACAAATCTTAATGATTTTAATAATATGAAATACAGTTGGGTAAGTGACTGGTATCGTCAGGCAATGAATAACTTTTGGATTCCAGAAGAAATTAATCTGACTCAGGATATTAAAGATTATCGTTTATTGAATGAATCTGAAAAAACAGCTTATGATAAGATTCTTTCTTTCCTTGTCTTTTTAGATTCACTGCAAACAGCGAATCTCCCTAATGTTGGTGAATATATTACTGCCAATGAAATTAATTTATGTTTAACGATTCAAGCCTTTCAAGAAGCTGTTCATTCACAAAGTTATAGCTATATGTTAGATTCGATTTGTTCACCAGTTCAAAGAGATGAAATCTTATATCAATGGAAATATGATGAACATTTATTAAAAAGAAATGAATTCATTGGTGAACAATATAATGCCTTTTTAGAACATAGAGACAGTTTTCATTTTATGAAGACAATTATTGCTAATTATATATTAGAAGGAATATACTTTTATTCAGGATTTATGTTCTTTTATAATTTAGGAAGAATGGGAAAGATGCCAGGATCTGCACAAGAAATCCGCTATATTAATAGAGATGAAAATACACATCTTTGGTTATTTAGAAATATGATTTTAGAACTTCAAAAAGAAGAACCCGATCTTTTTACACCTGATAAAATAGAAGTGTATAGAAGTATGATGAAACGTGGTGTAGAAGAAGAAATTGCCTGGGCTAAGTATGTGATTGGTGATCGTATTGAGGGATTGACAATGAACATGGTGAGTGATTATATTCATTATCTAGGTAATTTCCGTGCACAATCGATTCACTTTGAGCCATTGTTTGAAGGTTATATGGAAGAACCTGAATCTATGAAATGGGTAAGTATTTACAGCAATGCGAATGATATCAAAACAGATTTCTTTGAAGCACGTTCTAGTGCATATGCAAAATCAAGTGCATTAGAAGATGATTTATAA